One Nitrospina watsonii DNA segment encodes these proteins:
- a CDS encoding KpsF/GutQ family sugar-phosphate isomerase → MQPLKKDPGGKDEALRMMEEARRVLQNESDSIAQLKDRIDATFVEVVHRLDACKGHVVVLGIGKSGLIGQKIAATFSSIGLPALFLHAAEASHGDLGIIGKEDILLAISNSGETEELVRLLPIINRRKCTLVAMTGRPDSTLAKRADHVLNVGVSEEACPLNLVPTSSTTATLAMGDALALVLLEKRGFRPEDFAQHHPGGSLGRRLLTTVEDLMHSGDEVPKVLEDADLPAVITEMSRKRFGTTLVIDAAGLLLGIITDGDLRRLMESGKDFQSVCARDLMSRSPKCIGRDHMATKAVQFMDEHSITSVVVSADGQQVDGIIHLHDLLKAGVI, encoded by the coding sequence ATGCAACCGTTGAAAAAAGATCCCGGCGGCAAGGACGAGGCGCTTCGCATGATGGAGGAGGCCCGGCGCGTTCTGCAGAACGAAAGCGACTCCATCGCCCAGCTCAAGGACCGCATCGACGCCACGTTCGTCGAAGTCGTCCACCGCCTCGACGCCTGCAAGGGTCACGTGGTGGTTCTCGGCATCGGCAAGTCCGGCCTCATCGGCCAGAAGATCGCCGCCACCTTTTCCAGCATCGGCCTGCCCGCGCTCTTTCTGCACGCGGCGGAAGCCAGCCACGGCGACCTCGGCATCATCGGCAAGGAAGACATTCTGCTCGCCATCTCCAACAGCGGCGAGACGGAAGAACTGGTGCGCCTGCTGCCCATCATCAACCGCCGCAAATGCACGCTGGTGGCGATGACGGGGCGGCCCGACTCGACCCTCGCCAAGCGCGCCGACCACGTGTTGAACGTCGGCGTCTCAGAAGAAGCCTGCCCGTTGAACCTGGTCCCCACCTCCAGCACCACCGCCACCCTCGCCATGGGCGACGCACTGGCGCTGGTGCTCCTGGAAAAACGCGGCTTCCGGCCGGAAGATTTCGCGCAGCACCACCCCGGCGGCAGTCTGGGCCGGCGCCTGCTCACCACGGTCGAGGATCTGATGCATTCCGGCGACGAAGTGCCCAAGGTTTTGGAGGATGCGGACCTGCCCGCCGTCATCACCGAGATGAGCCGCAAACGCTTCGGCACCACGCTGGTGATCGATGCCGCCGGGTTGCTGCTGGGCATCATCACCGACGGCGACCTCAGGCGGCTGATGGAATCCGGCAAGGATTTCCAATCCGTCTGCGCCCGCGACCTGATGTCGCGCAGCCCAAAATGCATCGGCAGGGACCACATGGCGACCAAGGCGGTGCAGTTCATGGACGAGCACAGCATCACCTCCGTCGTGGTTTCCGCCGACGGCCAACAGGTCGATGGCATCATCCACCTGCACGACCTCTTGAAAGCCGGGGTCATTTAA
- a CDS encoding DUF4258 domain-containing protein, with protein MAYQLTQHAKDMLQEREIAVEWLEKVLDKPRAVYPDPVDDALEHRLGVVTEAQGRVLRIVVDARVQPIRVITVYFDRNKRGKI; from the coding sequence ATGGCTTATCAACTGACCCAGCACGCCAAAGACATGTTACAAGAGCGGGAAATTGCGGTAGAATGGCTGGAAAAGGTTCTAGATAAACCTCGCGCCGTTTACCCCGATCCCGTGGACGACGCCTTGGAACACCGGCTGGGAGTGGTTACGGAGGCGCAAGGACGTGTGTTACGGATTGTTGTCGACGCACGCGTTCAACCCATTCGCGTCATCACCGTTTACTTCGACAGAAACAAGAGAGGGAAAATATGA
- a CDS encoding DUF2283 domain-containing protein: protein MKLQVDKNADALYLRLDDSKIVESQEVSSGVVLDFNENNQVVGVEILHLSKRTPKLNTKDLQFLTS, encoded by the coding sequence ATGAAACTCCAGGTTGACAAAAATGCGGACGCGCTTTATCTGCGATTGGATGATTCTAAAATCGTGGAATCGCAGGAGGTCTCATCCGGTGTCGTCCTCGATTTCAACGAGAACAACCAGGTCGTTGGCGTGGAAATCCTTCACCTTTCCAAGCGCACCCCCAAGCTCAACACGAAGGACCTGCAATTCCTCACTTCCTGA
- the alaS gene encoding alanine--tRNA ligase, with protein sequence MTGNEIRHLFLKYFEDRGHTVVPSDTLVPKNDPSLLFTNAGMVQFKNVFLGQEKRDYTRAASSQKCVRAGGKHNDLEMVGRTARHHTFFEMLGNFSFGDYFKKEAIAYAWEFLTGIVQLPKEKLYISIYKDDEEAFEIWKNDIGLADDRICRLGEEDNFWAMGNTGPCGPCSEIYIDQGEALGCGKPTCAVGCDCDRYLEIWNLVFMQYDRDDAGTMNPLPSPCIDTGMGLERLAAVLQGQPSNYDSDIMMGLIEHASKITGKAYNASHENDVSLRVIADHARAATFLINDGVLPSNEGRGYVLRRIMRRALRHGKLLDQEKPFFHHITEDVIEKFQSVYADLKTNRDFIQKVVTNEEVSFNNTLTFGTERLNEILDRLRMENKTTIPGEEVFKLYDTFGFPVDLVEETAKDTGFELDMTGFDRAMKEQREKAMASWKGSGEKQIAPIYTKIVQEHSGTLFDGYGGTKGEGRVLALLKNKQPVQSANEGGEIELVLDETPFYGESGGQVGDIGRAFHDRVRLEITNTQKPLNNLIVHHAKVTQGSIQVGDTLSLEVDGRQRIDTANNHSATHLLHAALKEVLGPHVKQAGSLVEADRLRFDYTHFSPLTEEERERIEALVNEQIRANIEVETKVIAMEDALEEGAVALFGEKYDDHVRVVNVPGFSKELCGGTHVPATGTIGFFKIISEGGIASGVRRIEAVTGSRAYEWVQAEFDQLSGIRKLLKAQPNEEVNKIRKMLERQRELEKEITALKDKLISGKGGGSSLKDDVQKVGDVSLLIKKLEGMDTKTLRAFIDNAKNQIQSGVVVAGSADNGKVMLAAGVTDDLTDRFHAGNILKEIAGIVGGSGGGRADMAQAGGSQPEKLDEALNAVPGLIQK encoded by the coding sequence ATGACAGGCAACGAGATACGACATCTGTTTTTGAAATACTTTGAGGACCGCGGCCACACCGTGGTGCCCAGCGACACACTGGTGCCGAAGAACGACCCCAGCCTGCTGTTCACCAACGCGGGCATGGTGCAGTTCAAGAACGTGTTCCTCGGTCAGGAGAAGCGCGACTACACCCGCGCCGCCTCGTCGCAGAAATGCGTGCGCGCCGGCGGCAAGCACAACGACCTGGAGATGGTCGGGCGCACGGCGCGTCATCATACGTTCTTCGAGATGCTGGGCAACTTCTCGTTCGGCGACTACTTCAAGAAGGAAGCCATCGCCTACGCCTGGGAATTCCTCACCGGGATCGTCCAACTGCCGAAAGAAAAACTCTACATCTCCATCTACAAGGACGACGAGGAAGCATTCGAAATCTGGAAAAATGACATCGGCCTCGCCGACGACCGCATCTGCCGCCTGGGCGAGGAAGACAACTTCTGGGCGATGGGCAACACCGGGCCGTGTGGTCCCTGCTCCGAAATCTACATCGATCAGGGCGAGGCGCTCGGTTGCGGCAAGCCGACCTGCGCCGTCGGGTGCGACTGCGACCGCTACCTCGAAATCTGGAACCTCGTGTTCATGCAGTACGATCGGGATGATGCGGGCACCATGAACCCGCTGCCCAGCCCATGCATCGACACCGGGATGGGACTGGAACGGCTCGCCGCCGTATTGCAGGGCCAGCCCAGCAACTACGACTCCGACATCATGATGGGGTTGATCGAGCACGCCAGCAAGATCACCGGCAAGGCCTACAACGCCAGTCACGAAAACGACGTGTCGCTGCGCGTGATCGCCGATCACGCCCGCGCCGCGACCTTTCTCATCAACGACGGCGTGCTGCCTTCCAACGAAGGACGCGGCTACGTGCTGCGCCGCATCATGCGCCGCGCCCTGCGTCACGGCAAGCTGCTCGACCAGGAAAAACCATTCTTCCATCACATCACGGAAGATGTCATCGAAAAATTTCAGAGCGTGTACGCTGACCTCAAGACCAACCGCGACTTCATCCAGAAAGTCGTGACCAACGAGGAAGTCAGTTTCAACAACACACTGACCTTCGGCACCGAACGCCTGAACGAAATCCTCGACCGCCTGCGCATGGAAAACAAAACCACGATCCCCGGAGAGGAAGTGTTCAAGCTGTACGACACTTTCGGCTTCCCCGTCGATCTGGTGGAAGAAACCGCCAAGGACACGGGATTCGAGTTGGACATGACCGGCTTCGACCGCGCCATGAAGGAACAGCGCGAAAAGGCGATGGCGTCGTGGAAGGGATCGGGCGAAAAACAGATCGCGCCCATCTACACCAAGATCGTGCAGGAGCACAGCGGCACGCTGTTCGACGGTTACGGCGGCACCAAGGGCGAAGGCCGCGTGCTGGCGCTGCTCAAAAACAAGCAGCCCGTCCAATCCGCAAACGAAGGTGGAGAAATCGAACTGGTGCTCGACGAGACGCCCTTTTACGGCGAGTCCGGCGGGCAGGTCGGCGACATCGGCCGCGCCTTCCACGACCGGGTGCGTTTGGAAATCACCAACACACAGAAACCGCTCAACAACCTCATCGTGCATCACGCCAAAGTGACGCAGGGATCGATTCAGGTCGGCGACACCCTCAGCCTGGAGGTGGACGGACGCCAGCGCATCGACACCGCCAACAACCATTCCGCGACGCACCTGCTGCACGCGGCGCTCAAGGAAGTGCTGGGGCCGCACGTCAAGCAGGCGGGATCGCTGGTGGAAGCGGACCGGCTGCGTTTCGACTACACGCATTTTTCACCACTCACCGAAGAAGAACGCGAACGCATCGAAGCGCTGGTGAACGAACAGATCCGCGCCAACATCGAGGTCGAGACCAAAGTCATTGCCATGGAAGACGCACTGGAAGAAGGCGCGGTGGCATTGTTCGGCGAAAAGTACGACGACCACGTGCGCGTGGTGAACGTGCCCGGCTTCAGCAAGGAACTCTGCGGCGGCACGCACGTTCCCGCCACCGGCACCATCGGTTTTTTCAAGATCATCTCCGAGGGCGGCATCGCCTCCGGCGTGCGCCGTATCGAGGCGGTGACCGGATCGCGCGCTTACGAATGGGTGCAGGCCGAGTTCGACCAGCTTTCCGGCATTCGCAAACTGCTCAAGGCGCAGCCGAACGAGGAAGTCAACAAGATCAGAAAAATGCTGGAACGCCAGCGCGAACTGGAGAAAGAGATCACCGCGCTGAAAGACAAGCTCATCAGCGGCAAGGGCGGTGGCAGCAGTCTGAAAGATGATGTGCAGAAAGTCGGCGACGTGTCCCTGCTGATCAAAAAGCTGGAAGGCATGGACACCAAGACTCTGCGCGCGTTCATCGACAACGCCAAAAACCAGATCCAGTCGGGAGTCGTCGTGGCCGGGTCCGCCGACAACGGCAAGGTGATGCTGGCCGCCGGAGTGACGGACGACCTCACCGACCGCTTCCACGCCGGCAACATATTGAAGGAAATCGCAGGCATCGTCGGCGGCAGCGGCGGGGGCCGCGCCGACATGGCGCAGGCCGGCGGCAGCCAGCCTGAAAAACTCGACGAAGCCCTGAATGCCGTTCCCGGCCTGATCCAAAAGTGA
- a CDS encoding pentapeptide repeat-containing protein → MTTDERDFSGRDLKEKDFSGQDLSESDFAEADLTAANLSNCVLAYSQFYRARLLQVQAEAADLSQSSLMEANISHSRFIGASFAGSELEGADLRHSNFANADFSESNLTGAYLEGAILEGANFKGAEMKAGDFKQTNLRNAHLSAADLRYTRMDEADFTGANLAGVDLTGADLYNVKFNGADLKDVDFTEADISGCDFTGVKNLTCEQIEAAIFQKDTVAFPDYISIRWLDDNEYECACET, encoded by the coding sequence ATGACGACGGACGAACGCGATTTCAGCGGCCGCGATTTGAAGGAGAAGGATTTCAGCGGACAGGATTTGAGCGAGTCGGATTTCGCGGAAGCGGATCTGACGGCGGCAAACCTGTCGAACTGCGTCCTCGCTTATTCGCAGTTTTACCGGGCGCGCCTATTGCAGGTGCAGGCGGAGGCGGCGGACCTGTCGCAGTCGAGCCTCATGGAAGCGAACATAAGCCACAGCCGCTTTATCGGTGCGTCGTTTGCGGGCTCGGAGCTGGAAGGCGCGGACCTGCGTCACTCCAATTTTGCCAACGCCGATTTTTCGGAAAGCAACCTGACCGGGGCATACCTGGAGGGGGCCATTCTTGAAGGCGCAAATTTCAAGGGGGCGGAGATGAAGGCGGGCGATTTTAAGCAAACCAATTTGCGCAACGCCCACTTGTCCGCAGCCGATCTGCGTTACACGCGTATGGATGAGGCCGACTTCACCGGCGCGAACCTGGCCGGGGTCGATCTGACCGGCGCGGACCTGTACAACGTCAAGTTCAACGGCGCGGACCTGAAGGACGTGGACTTCACCGAAGCGGACATCTCCGGCTGCGATTTCACCGGCGTGAAAAACCTGACCTGCGAACAGATCGAAGCCGCTATTTTCCAGAAAGACACCGTCGCCTTTCCCGACTACATTTCCATTCGCTGGCTCGACGACAACGAATATGAGTGCGCCTGCGAAACCTGA
- the mqnE gene encoding aminofutalosine synthase MqnE: protein MVFEFLDERLKAIEDKVKVGERLSFDDGVTLFKTPDLLGVGRLATIVRERKNGDNAFFIHNRHINPTNVCIHTCNFCAFGVKPDAPNAYEKSLEEIFSDAQAYQNGKVSEFHIVGGLHPDWPYSIYLDMVRGLKERFPDVHLQAFTAVELDYLAKLAGKPLKDTLEELYAAGLGSIPGGGAEIFAKRARKKICNDKITGERWLEVHEAAHAVGLKSNATMLYGHLEFAEERVDHLVRLRELQDKTGGFVTFIPLAFHPENTNLHFLPPTSGQLDLRALAVSRLMLDNFPHIKAFWIMISPKIAQLSMSFGADDMDGTVVEEKIIHAAGATTDQIFHQREIIDMIVESGRLPMERDTLYEDTHLAAV, encoded by the coding sequence GTGGTGTTTGAGTTTCTGGATGAGCGGCTGAAAGCCATTGAAGACAAAGTGAAAGTGGGCGAGCGCCTGTCGTTCGACGACGGGGTGACGCTGTTCAAGACGCCGGACCTGTTGGGCGTCGGCCGTCTGGCCACCATCGTGCGCGAGCGCAAAAACGGCGACAACGCGTTCTTCATCCACAACCGCCACATCAATCCGACCAACGTCTGCATCCACACCTGCAACTTCTGCGCGTTCGGCGTCAAGCCCGACGCCCCCAACGCCTACGAAAAATCGCTGGAGGAAATCTTCTCCGATGCGCAGGCCTACCAGAACGGCAAGGTCAGCGAGTTCCACATCGTCGGCGGTCTGCACCCGGACTGGCCGTACTCGATCTACCTCGACATGGTGCGCGGCCTGAAGGAACGTTTTCCCGATGTCCATCTGCAGGCGTTCACGGCGGTGGAGCTGGATTACCTGGCAAAGCTCGCGGGCAAGCCGCTCAAGGACACGCTGGAGGAATTGTACGCGGCGGGGCTGGGATCGATCCCCGGCGGCGGCGCGGAAATTTTCGCCAAACGCGCGCGCAAGAAAATCTGCAACGACAAGATCACCGGTGAGCGCTGGCTGGAGGTGCACGAGGCGGCGCACGCGGTCGGCCTCAAGAGCAACGCCACCATGCTGTACGGTCACCTGGAGTTTGCGGAGGAGCGTGTCGATCACCTGGTGCGCCTGCGCGAGTTGCAGGACAAGACCGGCGGTTTCGTGACGTTCATCCCGCTGGCGTTCCATCCGGAGAACACCAACCTGCATTTCCTGCCGCCGACCTCGGGTCAGTTGGACCTGCGCGCCCTGGCGGTCAGCCGCCTGATGCTCGATAATTTCCCGCACATCAAGGCGTTCTGGATCATGATTTCGCCGAAGATCGCGCAGTTGTCGATGTCCTTCGGCGCGGACGACATGGACGGCACCGTGGTCGAGGAAAAAATCATCCACGCCGCCGGCGCCACCACCGACCAGATTTTCCATCAGCGCGAGATCATCGACATGATCGTCGAGTCCGGCCGCCTGCCCATGGAACGCGACACCCTGTACGAAGACACCCACCTCGCCGCGGTTTAA
- a CDS encoding DUF2971 domain-containing protein, with product MTQEIWDLYPEVYHYTPFSSALLILNSKALRATLSNRLNDTQEIIYAKNQTIKEILKLDQSLYPEQIKEDLNSLYESVGRIYITSFCGKNQNTIPYHRDNGLLGMWRNYGADGGCAIIFKTRNIYDRANSFTKIIADPPKVLPALSMEKVIYEGGNDDDIDFRERLERYANNYIKFRNNYPSKKEYQDPNSNIWREFVIDQLNLMLHTKHPAFFEEQEIRMGLILIEKKFEGEPPKNNPDSFLIPFSPSEDISRIIIGPHRDQQPRYDFLKTHLSLAGLDIEVTKSEIPLRF from the coding sequence ATGACCCAAGAAATCTGGGATCTCTATCCAGAGGTCTATCATTACACACCCTTTTCCAGCGCACTCCTAATCCTTAATAGCAAGGCATTAAGAGCCACCTTATCTAACAGATTAAATGATACCCAAGAAATTATTTACGCTAAAAATCAAACCATTAAAGAAATTCTAAAGCTCGACCAATCACTTTACCCCGAACAAATCAAAGAAGACCTGAACAGCCTTTATGAGTCAGTAGGCAGAATTTACATAACTTCCTTTTGTGGGAAAAATCAAAATACGATCCCATACCATAGGGACAATGGTTTGCTAGGAATGTGGAGAAATTATGGAGCAGATGGTGGTTGCGCCATCATATTCAAAACCAGAAACATTTATGACAGGGCAAACTCATTTACAAAAATAATTGCGGATCCACCAAAGGTTCTACCTGCATTATCAATGGAAAAAGTAATATATGAAGGTGGAAATGATGACGACATCGATTTTCGTGAAAGGTTGGAGCGGTATGCAAACAATTACATAAAATTTAGAAACAACTACCCTTCCAAAAAAGAGTACCAAGATCCAAACAGTAATATCTGGCGTGAGTTTGTGATAGACCAATTAAATTTAATGTTGCATACAAAGCATCCGGCTTTTTTTGAAGAGCAAGAAATTCGAATGGGTTTAATCTTGATCGAGAAGAAATTTGAAGGGGAACCACCAAAAAATAACCCGGATTCGTTTCTAATCCCTTTTTCTCCTAGTGAGGATATTTCAAGAATCATAATTGGACCACACAGGGACCAACAACCCAGATACGATTTCCTTAAAACGCACCTATCACTTGCAGGACTGGATATTGAGGTCACAAAGTCAGAAATTCCACTGAGATTTTAG
- a CDS encoding DUF2283 domain-containing protein, translating into MKLQVDEKTDALYLRLDETKIVESQEVSPGVVLDFNEDNQVVGVEILHLSKRTPKLNIKDLQFLTS; encoded by the coding sequence ATGAAACTCCAGGTAGACGAAAAAACCGATGCTCTGTATTTGAGGCTGGACGAAACCAAAATTGTTGAGTCGCAGGAAGTGTCCCCCGGCGTGGTTCTGGATTTCAACGAAGACAACCAGGTGGTCGGGGTGGAAATCCTCCATCTCTCCAAACGCACCCCCAAGCTGAACATCAAAGACCTGCAATTCCTCACTTCGTGA
- a CDS encoding helix-turn-helix domain-containing protein, which produces MSKLQDLHKKWSKDSKYREEYEKLGPEFELARAIIEARTRAGLTQAQLARKMKTTQSVIARLEAGRVNPSTKTLERLAHATGTRLKIDFEPKELASTR; this is translated from the coding sequence ATGAGCAAGTTGCAAGACCTTCACAAAAAATGGAGCAAGGACTCCAAATACCGGGAGGAATATGAAAAGCTCGGTCCGGAGTTTGAGTTGGCCCGGGCGATCATCGAGGCGCGCACGCGGGCGGGTCTCACCCAGGCGCAGTTGGCGCGGAAGATGAAAACCACGCAGTCGGTCATCGCCCGGCTGGAAGCGGGACGCGTGAACCCCTCCACCAAAACCCTCGAACGCCTTGCCCACGCCACCGGCACGCGGCTTAAAATCGATTTTGAGCCGAAAGAGTTAGCTAGTACTAGATAG
- a CDS encoding UbiA-like polyprenyltransferase codes for MWEQLKIIFADIKIQHTVFALPFAVMSAFLAAEGLPTWEQMLWILLCMFGARNAAMAFNRIVDARLDAKNPRTANRALPAGKVGTGQYWAFLIVSSAIFIFAAGMLNRLALWLSPVALAIVFFYSITKRFTPYSHVFLGFALSVAPVGAWVAIREEISFTSLVLGAAVVFWLTGFDIIYACMDVEADKKNRLHSIPEHFGIGRGLMFARAAHALMVLFLLGVMGLSPLLGVTYLVGVLAVAGLLIYEHSLVRQDDLTRVNIAFFNVNGLISLTLMTLVIIDCMWV; via the coding sequence ATGTGGGAACAACTGAAAATCATCTTCGCCGACATCAAAATTCAACACACCGTGTTCGCCCTGCCGTTCGCCGTGATGAGCGCCTTCCTCGCTGCCGAAGGGCTTCCCACCTGGGAACAGATGCTGTGGATCCTGCTCTGCATGTTCGGCGCGCGCAACGCCGCCATGGCCTTCAACCGCATCGTCGATGCCCGCCTGGACGCGAAAAACCCGCGCACCGCAAACCGCGCCCTGCCCGCGGGCAAAGTGGGAACGGGGCAGTACTGGGCGTTCCTCATCGTGTCGTCCGCCATCTTCATCTTCGCCGCTGGCATGCTGAACCGGCTTGCGCTGTGGTTGTCGCCCGTCGCCCTGGCCATCGTGTTTTTCTATTCGATCACCAAACGCTTCACCCCGTACTCGCACGTGTTTTTAGGATTCGCCCTGTCGGTGGCGCCGGTGGGAGCGTGGGTGGCGATCCGTGAGGAGATTTCCTTCACCTCGCTGGTGCTGGGGGCGGCGGTGGTGTTCTGGCTCACCGGCTTCGACATCATCTATGCCTGCATGGACGTCGAAGCGGATAAGAAGAACCGGCTGCACTCCATCCCCGAGCACTTCGGCATCGGACGCGGCCTGATGTTCGCCCGCGCCGCGCACGCCCTGATGGTGCTGTTCCTACTGGGGGTGATGGGGCTGTCGCCCTTGCTGGGCGTGACCTATCTCGTCGGCGTGCTCGCCGTGGCGGGATTGCTGATTTATGAGCATTCCCTCGTGCGGCAGGACGACCTCACCCGCGTCAACATCGCCTTCTTCAACGTGAACGGACTCATCAGCCTCACCCTCATGACCCTCGTCATCATCGATTGCATGTGGGTGTGA